GATCCCTACATGTTCTCCGGGACGATCCGCGAGAACATCGCCTACGGTGATGGCGAGATGTTCCGAACCGTTCTCGAGGCCGACGACGAAAGTGAGGTCCCCGACACACTCGAGGCAGATATTCGCGAGGCAGCGGTTGCTGCGGGAGCAGACGAGTTCATTCAGGACTTGCCTGACGGCTACGACACGATGGTTGGTGAGCGCGGTGTCAAACTCTCGGGTGGCCAGCGCCAGCGCGTCTCGATTGCGCGGACGATTTGCAACGATCCCGATGTGATCGTGCTGGACGAAGCGACGAGCGACGTCGATACCGAGACAGAACAGGTGATCCAACAGAATCTCGACGAACTCACCGCAGACCGGACCGCATTCATCATTGCCCATCGCCTCTCGACGATTCAGGATGCAGACCGTATCGTCGTCATGGACGATGGCAACGTGATCGAGATGGGCACCCACGAGGAACTGGTCGATGCAGCAGGGACGTACGCAGACCTCTGGGAATCACAGACGAGCACGCCGGGCACTGGCCACCGGGAGACGACTCAGTCTGAGCACGCCAACACTCGAGGGCAATAAGGCCGGAAAACGTCACTAGCCGTTGACCCCTGAGGTACAGTCTCGGAATCTTTTTCTATGCAGAGAGACTCGCAGAATCGAATGGGACGTGAGCGCCTTGCCCTGTATCGCGACCGTGTGCGGCGCAAACTGCAGGCTGCGTTTCGCGAAGAGCACACGCCACATCAGGTTGGGGCCAGTTTTGCGATTGGAATCTTCATCACGGCACTTCCCACGGGCGGGCTTGGCATCGGGCTCTTTTTCGTCCTCACCTCGCTGTGGTCGTGGATCAGCAAGCCCGCACTCTTTGCCTCAGTTGCCGTCCTGAACCCGTTTGTCAAACCAGTCGTCTACGTCTCGAGTCTGCAACTCGGCGGACTATTGTTGGGAACGAATCCGATCCTCACGGCCGATGTGTCTGCTGTAACCGCCCGAATCGTCATTACGCAACTGTTGGTCGGAAATCTCATTATCGCAGTTCTCCTCGCTGCGATTGGGTACGTTTTCGTCCGGCGCCTGACACGGGCGTATCGACAACAAAAACGCCAGCGATCGGAGCCACCCTATCGATGGATTATCCCCGACCGATTTCGCTAGTGAGTCGCGACGTATTGTTGGGCTGACAAACTCTCTGTAAACGAATAAACTCTTAGCAACCGATGCCTGATTGTGTGTAATGAATCGTCGAACCCTGCTCGCCGGACTCGGTGTGTCCGGCCTTGCAAGCCTCTCCGGGTGTCTTGGACTGATTGGCATGGATGAACACGAGTCGGCGCCGGCTGGCGTCGACGCCGCTATCCGGTCAGAGACAGGCTACGAACAGACTGGCGTCGATGAACTGACGATCGATGAGGAGGTTGATCTCACCGTCACATCGGAGCGTGTGGTCGTCCATAACTACCTAACTGAACACGAAAAAGCGGTCGACGTTGCAGGGCTTGCCAACCAGCGTGCAGCGATTTTCTCCGTACTGACGACGCCGGAGGTCGGTGCCCTCGGACGAAATTTCAATCCCGTTGAGGAGATGGACGCCCGGGAACTCGTCGACCTAATCGAGGATAACTACGACGAGATCGGTAACATCGAATTCGAAGACGACGAGTCAGTCGAGATTCTCGAGCAGACGACGACGCGGTCGTGGTTCACCGCTGATGCAGAGTTCGAAGGGACAAGTCTCACGGTTGACCTGCACGTCACTGAAGCCGTCAGTGCTGGAGACGACTTACTCGTCTCGATCGGCGTCTACCCGGCGGATCTCAGGAGCCGCGAAGAGGACAATGTGATCGCGCTCATGGAGAACATCGTCGCGGATATCAATGAGGCTGATGACGATGAGGACGCCTCGGACGATGAGCCTGATAACGGGGACGACGAAACTGACGAGGGCGAACCAGATGACGGAGACAGTGGTGACGGGAGCGATGGTGACGAAGACGGCGAGGAGGACGATGGGGCTGACGATGGCGATGAAACGACTGACGACGATGGAGACGACGGTCTCCTTACCTTGTAGCCGAGACCGTCGCCTCGAGAGAACGTTACAGCAGTCCGTACGCGATGATGCCGAATCCGACGATTATGACGACGCTGGCGGTGAGTTTCGTGACACGGACTCGTTCAGCAGTGTCGAGTTCTTCGGCGCCGTACATCGTCAGTTCGAACTGATTTTGGTGCTCAACGAGGGTTGCGGCGTAGCGGAGCCCAGCGAGACCGAACACGACGATCAGGAGACCGAGCATCAACGCGAACATAGGTTTCGATGCCTGAGTTGTCGGCTCGAGCGTCTTAAAGACCGAGTTCTCGTCCGATCACGAGGTGTTGTATCTCACTCGTTCCTTCGCCGATTTCCATGAGTTTCGCGTCGCGATAGAATCGCTGCGGGGCGAAATCCGTGGTGTAGCCGTAGCCACCGAGCACTTGGACGGCGTCTTCGGCAACCTCACGGGCTGCCTCGCTGGCGTCGAGTTTTGCCAGCGCCGACTCTCTGGTTACCGGTTCGCCTGCGTCGGCGGTCCGTGCAGCGCGATAGGTGAGCAACCGGGCTCGCTCAGTTTTCCGGTGCATGTCGACGATTTTGTCCCGGATGGCGTCAAACGCCGAAATTGGTTGTCCAAACTGCTCACGTTCCTGGCTGTACGCCTTCGCGTGTTCGTACGCACCCTGTGCCAGTCCCGTCGAGAGTGCAGCGATCGAAATTCGGCCGCCGTCGAGCGTCTTTTTCGTTTGTGTCCAGCCCGCACCTTCCTCGCCGAGGAGACGGTCATCGGGCAGTCGGACATCATCGAAGCGAATCTCACAGGTCGGTGAAGCGTTGAGCCCCATTTTCTCCCAGGTCGTCGTGACCTCGAACCCGTCGTCCTCACGGGGGTCGACGATAAACGTCGAGATGCCGTCGTAGCCCGCGCCGGGGTCCGTGACTGCCTTGACGAGAATCGATCCGGCTTCCGAGGCGTTGGTAATGAACTGCTTAGTGCCGTTCAAAACCCACTCTTCGCCTTCCTTTTCCGCGACAGTGTCCATATCCGAGGCGTCGGAGCCGCTTTCGGGTTCGGTCAGCGCCCAGCCGCCGAGGTACTCGCCTTCTGCGAGTGGGCGGAGCCACCGTTCTTTCTGCTCGTCGGTGCCGAACTGTTCGATTGGCTTTGATGCCAGCGAGGTGTGGGCAACGTACGAAAGGCCAATCGACCCGGAGACGCGTCCCAGTTCTTCGGCGACGAGAGTGTACATGAGTGTATCACCGCCCAGTCCGCCGTACTCATCGCTGATGGGGACGCCGAGCATGTCGAGCGCGGCCAGTTGATCGAAAATTTCGTCGGGAAACCGGTGTTCGTCTTCGATCTCCTGTGCGATCGGTTCGATTTCGCGCTCACAGAAGTCCCTGACGGTCTCCCGGATCATCCGGTGTTCGTCGGACAGCTCGAAAGCCATACGCAATACTTGCCGGCATGGCGAATAAACGCACCGCCGGATCGCACGGGCAGCAGAGCAGTTAGGCGCTACCAGCCGCGATTGTCGTTGCCGTCCGCGTCGTCTTCCTCATCCTGGGAATCCCAGTCGCTCGAGTCGTCGCTCTGGTCCCAGAGTGGGGTGTCCGTGTCGTCGCTTTCATCCCAGTGGTTCCCGCCAATGTCGGATTGGTCGGCATTGTCCGTTTCAGGTGGGCCGTTTCGACCATTTCGGCCGTTTTCGTCGTGTCTATCCGAGTCGGCGCGGATCGTCGTTCGCAGTTCGGAGATCAGATCGAGTTCTGGGTTTCGATCGCCGAGCAACAACAGTGCGTAGTACTGGAAGTACGTCCGGATCGGCATCTGGACGAGTGCGACGAATAGCAACACGACCACAAGTGCAACCACAGCGAGAGCGCCGGCGATCCAGAGACCGATCTCACCGAGCATCGCCGCCAGGACGCCGAGGATAATGAACGGAATCGCAATCGCGACCACACCGAACAGAATCACGAAGCCAGCGGCAAAGTTGATCACGAACTGCAGGATCCAGACCAAGACGAGATAAACGACAAACTGGCCGAGATTTCCGGTGAGCGTCGGCCAGAATCGACGCCATGCAGAGAGGACGCCACGCTCCTCGAGTAACATTACTGGGACGACGAACTCGGAGGTAAATCGCATGAGAATTGCATAGATCAAGTAGACGGGAATCGCAAGCAACACGAACGGAATCAGTGACTCGAGGGCGGCCTCGGGGGTCGATGTCCCGAGGACCACACTCAGTGCCGGGATGGCGACAATACCGAGGGCAATCGCACCGAGAACGAGGCGGAAACCAAACAGCCGCAGCCCTCGCCAGAGATTTTGGCCCATATATCGCCGGACGTGGACCGCTCTCGAGCGAAGTGATTCGACGAAGACAAACTCCATGATCGCACCGAGAGCATTGTAGATGAACCATAGTGCGAGTAGGATGACGACGATGACCGCAGCGAGTGCGATAATTTTGTCAGGAATCTCATCGATTGGTGCGTCAACTGCCGTCTCGTCAGCAACTGGGCCGACGTCACCGGCAGGGACGCTCCCGCTCATCCCGAGGCTGCCGCCGATAAAGAAGACGACGATGGCGAGTTTAATCCACAGCCCAACCTGCACCGGCAACAGTAGCTCCCGTGTTGCATCAATTGCGTCGCTGAGGTCGTCGACAGCATCCATCCTTAGGTACTCCATTGATTGCCACGATGAAATACTGTTTGGGTCGTTTCTCGCTCCTCAACGGTGCTCACCAGCGTGTCCCTCCCTCTCAGTCTCTCTCGTACACTGACAATACTTCGAGAC
The Natronolimnobius sp. AArcel1 genome window above contains:
- a CDS encoding DUF2062 domain-containing protein; the protein is MGRERLALYRDRVRRKLQAAFREEHTPHQVGASFAIGIFITALPTGGLGIGLFFVLTSLWSWISKPALFASVAVLNPFVKPVVYVSSLQLGGLLLGTNPILTADVSAVTARIVITQLLVGNLIIAVLLAAIGYVFVRRLTRAYRQQKRQRSEPPYRWIIPDRFR
- a CDS encoding DUF6517 family protein; the encoded protein is MNRRTLLAGLGVSGLASLSGCLGLIGMDEHESAPAGVDAAIRSETGYEQTGVDELTIDEEVDLTVTSERVVVHNYLTEHEKAVDVAGLANQRAAIFSVLTTPEVGALGRNFNPVEEMDARELVDLIEDNYDEIGNIEFEDDESVEILEQTTTRSWFTADAEFEGTSLTVDLHVTEAVSAGDDLLVSIGVYPADLRSREEDNVIALMENIVADINEADDDEDASDDEPDNGDDETDEGEPDDGDSGDGSDGDEDGEEDDGADDGDETTDDDGDDGLLTL
- a CDS encoding acyl-CoA dehydrogenase family protein; the encoded protein is MAFELSDEHRMIRETVRDFCEREIEPIAQEIEDEHRFPDEIFDQLAALDMLGVPISDEYGGLGGDTLMYTLVAEELGRVSGSIGLSYVAHTSLASKPIEQFGTDEQKERWLRPLAEGEYLGGWALTEPESGSDASDMDTVAEKEGEEWVLNGTKQFITNASEAGSILVKAVTDPGAGYDGISTFIVDPREDDGFEVTTTWEKMGLNASPTCEIRFDDVRLPDDRLLGEEGAGWTQTKKTLDGGRISIAALSTGLAQGAYEHAKAYSQEREQFGQPISAFDAIRDKIVDMHRKTERARLLTYRAARTADAGEPVTRESALAKLDASEAAREVAEDAVQVLGGYGYTTDFAPQRFYRDAKLMEIGEGTSEIQHLVIGRELGL